The following is a genomic window from Amycolatopsis cihanbeyliensis.
ACAGCAGGCTGGGGTGGATGACGAACTCGCCGCGGCAGGCCTTGAGCAGCTCCGGGATCCGCGCGACGCTCTCCGCCCGCGGCCGGTACTCGGCGAGCTCACCGGCCACGATCGCCACGCCCGCGCTGCCGATGGCCAGGTAGGGCAGGGTGCGCGCGCCACCGTCGCGCACCTGCAACGAACCGTCGTCGGCCGGAACGCACTCGGCGAGGTCCCGTCGCAATGCCTGGTCGGCAAGGTCCAGCCAGGAACGGTCCCCTGTGTCATCGAAAAGGCGCAGGAACAGCAACGCCGGACCGGACCAGCCGTGCAGCAGCCCCGCCCTGGCGAAGCCGGCGGGCTCCTCGGCGCCGGCCACGGCCTCGGCGAGCCGGTCGGCGAGCCGCATCGCGTGCGCCCGGAAGTCCGCGTCCTGCCTGGTGCCGGCGAAGTGCCGCAGGTTGAGCGCGATCCCGGCGAGGCCGCCGTCCAGGCTGTGGTCGCGGGTCTGCTCGACCAGGTTCGCCGCGCCGTCCAGTACGGCACCGGCCTCCTCGGCGTGCCCGAGGTTCTCCAGCACGTAGGCGATGCCGTGGGCGCCGTCGTAGAAGCCGGGCCGCGCGGGTGGTTCCCCGCGCACCGCCTCGATCAGCCAGCGTTCGTGCTCGGGGTAGCGACCGGCGCCGGTGACATCCAGCGCGTGCAGCACACCGGCAGCGCCGTAACCAAAGCAGGTGCCGCCGATGCGGAACTGCTCGATGTCGCCGGGGAACAGCCGGTCGGCGCGCTCCGGGGTCGCGCTGGCCAGGATGGCCTCGGCAAGGGACTTGCGCACCACGCCCCAGTCCGGTTCCGGCTGGTCCAGCTCGGTGGTGGCGGGTGCGGGGCGCGCCCCCTGCTCGTCCCGCGGGGCGAGCACACTCAGCACGGACTCGCCGAAGCCTTCCGGCACGGGGAAGCGCCGCTCCACGAACTCGACCAGGGGGAACAGCTTCGCCGGCGAGAGCTCGAGCATCGCGTTGACCGGAAGGAACAGCCACAGCCGCAACGCGGCAAGCGCGTACTCGTCGATCTGGAACCCGGTGCGGTCCCGTGGCGCGCGGAAGCCGGGGGCGCCAAGCGCGGGCCTGCTGCCCGTGTCCACCGGGCAGGCCAGCTCGAAGTCGATCAGCGAGACGCGCGGAGGCTCCCCGGCGGTGTCCTCGCCGCCCTCCTTGCCTTCCCCGTCGTCCCCGTCGTCCACCATGATGTTCAGCGCGTGCAGGTCGCCGAAGACGACCCCGCGCTCGTGCACCCTGGAGATCAACGTGGTCACCGCGTCGAGCAGGCCGAGGGCGCGCCGCGTGTAGTCGGCCACCTCCCGCTCGCCGGTGTCCCCCCGGGTCAGCGGGTAGTTGCGGGACAGCCAGGCGCCCAGGGACCGCCCGCGCACGTACTCCATGGCGAGGAAGTGGTGCTCCCACACGGTGAACAGGTCGTACACCTCGGGAATGCCCGGAATGCCCGCGAGCCCGGTGAGTATGTCGTACTCGCGCCGCAGCCGGGTCACCGCGTCGGCCTGGTCGCGGTCCAAGCCGGCGTGCGGCCTGCCCTCCTTGAGCACGAGCTCCCGCTCGTCGGCCAACCGCTCGGCCTGGTACACGCCACCGCCGTTGGAGAAGTGCAACGACCTCCTCACTCGGTAAGGGAAGTCGCCGGGGTCCCCGCCCTTGCGCGCGGAGATATGGGGCTCGAGGCATTCCGGGAGGTCGACCCAGTCCGGGGTCACGAAACTGGGACCGCGTTTGTCCGGCACCAACGTGCCGTCCGATTTGCGGATCGCCAGAACCCGCGTACCATCTGCCTC
Proteins encoded in this region:
- the lanKC gene encoding class III lanthionine synthetase LanKC, with the translated sequence MDLRYEAFCFADPLFFDEQRESATAEDVLGRDLELPDSGWSQGDLGVWRMLRPTSEPLPEQGWKIHVSACLDNAERVLTTVHEYCIEHKVSFKYLRTQSILLARNSKYAPRSASGKLITIYPADDSQFERVLADLSGKLDGEEGPYILSDLRYGNGPLFARYGGFVERWVEADGTRVLAIRKSDGTLVPDKRGPSFVTPDWVDLPECLEPHISARKGGDPGDFPYRVRRSLHFSNGGGVYQAERLADERELVLKEGRPHAGLDRDQADAVTRLRREYDILTGLAGIPGIPEVYDLFTVWEHHFLAMEYVRGRSLGAWLSRNYPLTRGDTGEREVADYTRRALGLLDAVTTLISRVHERGVVFGDLHALNIMVDDGDDGEGKEGGEDTAGEPPRVSLIDFELACPVDTGSRPALGAPGFRAPRDRTGFQIDEYALAALRLWLFLPVNAMLELSPAKLFPLVEFVERRFPVPEGFGESVLSVLAPRDEQGARPAPATTELDQPEPDWGVVRKSLAEAILASATPERADRLFPGDIEQFRIGGTCFGYGAAGVLHALDVTGAGRYPEHERWLIEAVRGEPPARPGFYDGAHGIAYVLENLGHAEEAGAVLDGAANLVEQTRDHSLDGGLAGIALNLRHFAGTRQDADFRAHAMRLADRLAEAVAGAEEPAGFARAGLLHGWSGPALLFLRLFDDTGDRSWLDLADQALRRDLAECVPADDGSLQVRDGGARTLPYLAIGSAGVAIVAGELAEYRPRAESVARIPELLKACRGEFVIHPSLLFGRAGLMTALAEADRRSPDPGLAEAVTRHLSRLAWHGIPFGEGGIAVPGNQLLRLSMDLKTGGAGLLLALAATVDGHGPVLPFLGTPDRSSRAPGQSPAGGK